GAGGGTAAACTCGCTTGTTAATGGGTACAAGAGTTCAATGTCTCAGTGGGCGTTATCTCCTGGGAGATCAGGGTCACCAACTATGTGTGTGGACAAGAAGGATAAACTACCGTCTTCGTTTTCGAGCTTGAGGCCTCAGAAGAATAATAAGAGCGTGGAGAAGATTCTGAGCATGGGTTTTGATCTATTCAGGACAAagaaatcttcttcttcttctaactCTGAGGATCTTCATTTGCTACGCTTGCTTGATAATCGTTTCATGCAGTGGCGGTTCGCTAATGCTAGAGCTCAGGTTGTGAACGAAAATCTTACTCATACGGTTCAGGTATGTCTTTAACTGTAAAATCGTTAATTATGGATAGTATCTTGTCATGATTCCATTTCTTTTAGAGTGTTAAGTTTAGATATATACATAAAGAAAACTGGAATAGTTGATTTGAAATtgaataatcaataaaaatatgacTTAGCATATCTAACTTATATAGATTAACAATTAATGTGCTGTTATTATTAAACACCCAAATTAGTTAATGTTAAAAGAATTTCAGATCAAACATTTTAGGCTGACAaatttttattctctaaaattttttaaaaattactctattaaaataatattatttctctgttatttttatttaaattattaatatatattaaataaataaattcttaacaaattctattattattattattatttggtatATGGTTTGTACGTTGGTtgatgcttttttctttttctatctttaatAGCAAAAGGAATACATGGATTTTGATGGTTTTGTGAACTGTGAATGTTTTTTCAGAGTAATTTAATATGTGCTTTGGATGGTCTGACAAAGTTGAGAAATTCAGTGATGCAAAAGAAGATACAGCTTGAGAGGGAAAAGCTTAGGATGAAGCTCAACCTTGTACTACGTTCTCAAGTAAGTATAATCAAACTCTATCACAAGAGTCAGTTTCCCAAATgcaatatattaattaattaaattcttcaaTTCATGTTACTTGATATATCGGAAGATGAAGCTATTGGAAACATGGGGAGCTATGGAAAGGCAACACATGGCAGAAATTGCTGCAATGAAGGACTGCTTGCATTCTGTTGTTTGTAAAGTTCCGCTTTTGGAAGGCGCAACGGTAtgtatgtctttttttttaatatttttgtacatAAACGgacttatattttaatttggtgaaaaatttatttatctttgtGATAAAATATCATAATAAACTTATTTATCctttatcttttatataaattttttatttttaaatattgagaaataaatttgatttatatatttttagtcaAAATATCACAAAAGTACATTGTAATTAACATCAGATCTTAATGGACTATATAATCTCTCAGTGTataatgattaatgaatgaaaaCTATGGTTTAGTATAAAGAAATGTTCATTAAAAGTCTTAATCTTACAGGTGGACATACAATCAGCATTCATTGCTGAGCGGCAAGCATCTGATCTCACAGATTCCATCAACTTAATGTTAAATAGTTTTTCACTGCCGGTATGTTACGTTACGTAATTCCTCACTCACTTCTAAATTCTAATGTATCATCctcttaatttatttatagtaatgattttattttttcacatatAAGTTGAGAAACTAATAGTAGCTAGCAGactaaataaatgaaaaaaagaagtaaCACATGATTTTCTGTTATTATCTTGTGAGTTTGAGTACTTAAAagttttaattgaaaatgaatcATAATTCCGTCAAAATCAGGCTTATAAGACTGCTGAGTTAGTATCAGAATTAGCAGAAGTTGTTGCACAAGAGAAGTTGCTCATAGAAGAATTCTATGACCTTTTCCATGCCGTACGTGTCCTTGAGGTAAAAATATATAACCAATTTCAttgttacttttctttttcatgttaTGTTCCTGTTATTCTTTTTTAGCAGAATAGCAAAAATAGAtattaggaaaaaaaattttacggtaatactagaaaaataaaaaaatagattaaatttgccttatttaatattattaattctagtaataattaatgaatgttaaatatATAAGACAAATTTTGCTTGATTTTGACTAAATACCAAATATTGCCGAAACAAAAACAAACCTTATTCCATTCAACATGGAGAATAGAACTTGGTTATTCTTATTTTGGTATTATCATATTACTTTGAAATTgaaacattttatttattaatttatttttaaacatgTAAACTTTATTATGTTGGTTGCAGCTCAGAGAAAGAAGCTTGAAGTGCAGCCTCATTCAACTTCAATGATGAGAAATATATACGGAATTCTGCATGTTAAAGTCATTTTTGTAGTATGTCATCTTGTAAATAACAATAAGCACATTTATTAATAGACATGATATATAAGCTACAAATTTAAGTTCAGAGTTATAGAGATATTTGTATACAAAGGCTGCAGATGCAACATCTATTTAATAAACACATGCAGGAGTAGTTTATGTAACATTGTTCCCTACTTCCCTTTGATGGCGTGATTTTGAACTGTGTTATACACTGGTGTCAATTATTTTCTATGAAACTCTTTATATTTATTGTGGTTGCATTAATTATATCACTTTAGAAAGAGGCAAGAAGTTCATTTCATTGTTCAACTAGATTATGTTGAATTTAAAATGAATGCATTGAATGTTGAAATCTTTTCAAGGCAACGATGTTTAAGTGGTCATGAATCGCAGATAATAAATTCTGACTTCTTTTTCACCTTATGAAATAAAAAGATTCATACTCTTTTCAATTGTAGtattataagaaaaatgagTTTTAACTATAAACTTTTAGGTCAACAACAAACCACTATTGTGTTGGGCCAACCGTGGGGAGCTCTCGACAATCGGGGAGATTTCGGggaggaatcaagtgagagaacataagatgagaagacaccacatccaactcaaaaccttaaggtgtcaagttaatgggtctctcatcttttaaactcctcactcttccatgctttcttagatgtgggactaacttcaacactcttcacacttgcaacactaacaggaagaacctacataGTTGTTTAAGAGAGATTAGTTAATTCTTTTAAACGAATTGGATAAAAtaccaaaagataaaaaaacctTGAACTCATCATTTTTTCGTATGTATAGA
The genomic region above belongs to Arachis duranensis cultivar V14167 chromosome 3, aradu.V14167.gnm2.J7QH, whole genome shotgun sequence and contains:
- the LOC107477960 gene encoding QWRF motif-containing protein 3, with product MYKKKTSDFTDSVTSSSSISVHPKNGKVVTSRFMSSPSLADHITNDRLRDKEHHKSTNSNTSSTSASSLTRQKSKNHVNSASSKENDGPSFAASLRNIVKFASSSPSTVISSPSSSSSSVKKQSSNDTLCIGPARLSLDQNALYKKSLSSSRRNHQDYYSNVSNSVESEPGYFNSPSRTTSSRKLGREVPSKYMVMTTDAASFDESMLSTAKNENTMLQKSSSIKRVNSLVNGYKSSMSQWALSPGRSGSPTMCVDKKDKLPSSFSSLRPQKNNKSVEKILSMGFDLFRTKKSSSSSNSEDLHLLRLLDNRFMQWRFANARAQVVNENLTHTVQSNLICALDGLTKLRNSVMQKKIQLEREKLRMKLNLVLRSQMKLLETWGAMERQHMAEIAAMKDCLHSVVCKVPLLEGATVDIQSAFIAERQASDLTDSINLMLNSFSLPAYKTAELVSELAEVVAQEKLLIEEFYDLFHAVRVLELRERSLKCSLIQLQ